Proteins encoded together in one uncultured Desulfosarcina sp. window:
- a CDS encoding HD domain-containing phosphohydrolase — MPLRIKRYPFYVGIATLIVFIVIVLTGLFLWISHRESKIAAFQTADRLFSEINAKVLQRYEGALESVAVLAGSAARMPGMATPPVGGGLTHPGMELMLSALEFNSELFSVYVGYDDGAFIQIAAVRQSPEVHRLFEAPEKAFFVLRTIADDTEGALKQRWLFLNRQRQVIGERSDLDPGYDPRTRPWYIRANKETTAFYTRPYIFSSTRLPGITCAKRLIDGGGVFGVDITLEQFSRSLKKQKVSDNGLLFLFDRSGRIIAHPTQDAVRSGAHEALTFMTAETSDDPRVRSVVADVRNNPDGNINHTREIRIDGTDYLVRATPIKADLKVDQILVSIAPVFDFTGYIRRMQQRVFLFSSLLLLVALPLVLLASKRISRSLILLEAESRKISRRDFSESAAFDSSIKEIHALIRAFVLMKRTIRKLLDQQRELFSDLTRLIAGAIDAKSPYTGGHCARVPELAKMLAEAACDSDRGPLANFSMDTEDQRWEFEVAAWLHDCGKVTTPEFVVDKATKLETITNRIHEIRTRFEVLLRDAEIDYYRGRLAGDENEACLRERLEEDRRRIAEDFSFVAQCNIGGEVMADEKIARLERIASRTWLRHLDDRIGISRDEALLRDPIPPPSLPAIEPLLADKPEHIVPRSKAAAFMDNGYGFNMAIPENQYNLGELYNLSIRKGTLSAEDRFKINEHIIQTIIMLDRLDFPEYLQQVPEFAGAHHETMNGTGYPRGLSKKDMSVQARIIAIADIFEALTAADRPYKTPKTVNEALGIMSRMRDDAHIDADLFDLFLEGRVYEKYARQYLAPEQFDAVDIDSYRSSAVR, encoded by the coding sequence ATGCCCCTGAGAATCAAACGCTACCCGTTCTATGTCGGAATCGCCACGCTGATCGTTTTTATCGTCATCGTCCTGACCGGCCTTTTTTTATGGATTTCCCACCGGGAAAGCAAAATTGCCGCTTTCCAGACGGCTGACCGCCTCTTTTCGGAAATCAATGCAAAAGTTTTGCAGCGCTACGAAGGTGCCCTGGAATCGGTCGCCGTTCTGGCCGGTTCGGCGGCACGTATGCCGGGCATGGCCACACCCCCGGTAGGTGGAGGGTTGACCCACCCGGGCATGGAACTGATGCTTTCTGCACTGGAATTTAACAGCGAACTGTTTTCCGTTTATGTGGGATACGATGACGGCGCGTTCATCCAGATCGCCGCCGTCAGACAGAGCCCCGAAGTCCACCGCCTGTTCGAAGCGCCGGAAAAAGCTTTTTTTGTCCTGCGCACCATCGCAGACGATACCGAGGGTGCCTTGAAGCAGCGCTGGCTTTTTCTGAACCGGCAGCGGCAGGTGATCGGCGAGAGATCCGACCTCGACCCGGGCTACGACCCCCGCACGCGCCCCTGGTATATCCGGGCAAACAAGGAAACGACGGCCTTTTATACCCGGCCTTATATTTTCTCTTCTACCCGTCTTCCCGGAATCACCTGTGCGAAGCGGTTGATTGACGGCGGCGGGGTTTTCGGCGTCGATATCACCCTGGAACAGTTTTCCCGTTCGCTGAAGAAGCAGAAGGTCTCGGACAACGGCCTGTTGTTTCTGTTCGACCGCTCGGGCCGGATTATCGCCCATCCCACCCAGGATGCCGTTCGCTCAGGCGCCCATGAGGCCCTGACGTTTATGACGGCAGAGACGTCCGACGATCCGCGGGTGCGATCCGTGGTGGCCGATGTTCGAAACAATCCGGACGGCAATATCAACCACACCCGGGAAATTCGAATCGACGGAACCGACTACCTGGTGCGCGCGACCCCCATCAAGGCGGACCTGAAAGTCGACCAGATCCTGGTTTCCATTGCACCGGTATTCGATTTTACCGGCTACATCCGGCGGATGCAGCAGCGCGTCTTTCTGTTTTCCAGCCTGCTGCTCCTGGTTGCCCTGCCGCTGGTGCTGCTGGCCTCGAAAAGAATATCTCGGTCCCTGATCCTGCTGGAAGCGGAATCCAGGAAGATCAGTCGGCGCGATTTTTCGGAATCGGCGGCCTTCGATTCCAGCATCAAGGAGATTCATGCCCTGATCCGGGCCTTCGTGCTGATGAAGCGCACGATCCGTAAACTTCTCGACCAGCAGCGCGAACTGTTCAGCGACCTGACCAGACTCATCGCCGGGGCTATTGACGCCAAGTCTCCGTATACCGGCGGGCACTGTGCACGGGTCCCCGAACTGGCGAAGATGCTTGCCGAAGCGGCCTGTGACAGCGACAGAGGCCCTTTGGCCAATTTTTCCATGGATACCGAAGATCAACGCTGGGAATTCGAGGTGGCCGCCTGGCTGCATGACTGCGGCAAGGTCACCACACCCGAATTTGTCGTGGACAAAGCCACCAAACTGGAGACGATTACCAATCGGATCCATGAAATCCGAACGCGTTTCGAGGTTCTGCTGCGCGATGCCGAGATCGATTATTATCGTGGGCGCCTGGCTGGCGATGAAAACGAGGCGTGCTTACGGGAACGGCTGGAAGAGGACCGCCGGCGGATTGCCGAGGATTTTTCCTTTGTGGCCCAATGCAATATCGGCGGAGAAGTCATGGCCGACGAGAAAATCGCAAGGCTTGAGCGAATCGCCTCTCGGACCTGGCTACGACATCTTGACGACCGCATCGGCATCTCCCGGGACGAAGCCCTGCTGAGAGACCCGATCCCGCCGCCATCTCTTCCGGCGATCGAACCGCTGCTGGCCGACAAACCCGAGCACATCGTCCCCAGGTCCAAGGCGGCCGCGTTCATGGATAACGGCTATGGTTTCAATATGGCAATCCCCGAAAACCAGTACAACCTGGGGGAGCTTTACAATTTGAGCATCCGTAAAGGCACTCTGTCGGCGGAGGACCGCTTTAAAATCAACGAGCATATCATCCAGACCATTATCATGCTCGACAGGCTCGATTTCCCGGAGTATTTACAGCAGGTGCCCGAGTTTGCCGGAGCCCATCACGAAACCATGAACGGAACCGGCTATCCCCGGGGTTTGAGTAAAAAGGATATGTCGGTCCAGGCCCGTATCATCGCCATCGCCGACATCTTCGAAGCCCTGACCGCCGCGGACCGGCCCTATAAAACCCCCAAAACGGTAAACGAGGCCCTTGGCATCATGAGTCGCATGCGCGACGATGCCCACATCGATGCGGATCTGTTCGACCTGTTTCTGGAAGGCCGGGTCTACGAGAAATATGCCCGGCAATATCTGGCCCCGGAGCAGTTCGACGCGGTGGACATCGACAGCTATCGGTCCTCTGCTGTCCGGTAA
- a CDS encoding PEP/pyruvate-binding domain-containing protein translates to MMLSTKSFYSESDSRFKLFHELMARKIGHILLVSTPYDAWIMEEDCRLSERIVNEYRGLNLSKPPRLTWVASAARALDAIDDSSFDMVITMPRLADMDAAALGHKIKEKVPDLPVVLLSHDAIPSPERKQPGHAPGIDQVFVWSGNTDILVALVKCAEDRMNVEQDTRSAGIRVILLVEDSPYYLSSLLPILYRELVSQTQAVMEGTLNEEHRLLTMRARPKILVAGNYEQAMAIYERYEANVLGVISSVYVDRNGRPDQNAGVDFLGHVYRRRFDIPLLLTGLKPGDAETAKNFPATFIDKNSDTLHEDVQRFVKRRLGFGDFVFRTPDGAEIGRASNLKTLEQRLRTIPDESFRYHCQQNDFSRWLFARTEMTLAARIRPISAGDFSDMDSHRRHLVAMIADRRRGRQKGIVADFDAADADFDTEFFKIGQGSLGGKARGLAFMASLLGRNPDLHKTYDGVDILVPQTLVITTDGFESFVETNRLRHLSKSDMPDEKIAECFVNGQFPVWIEEKLRHYLRQVTYPLAIRSSSLLEDAQFRAYAGLYRTYMITNDCPDLEQRLKHLIHAIKLVYASTYYKGPKMFSRRVGHRTEEEKMAVIIQKLVGDQYEDAFYPTFSGVAQSHNYYPFARMKPEEGIVTVAMGLGKTVVEGEKTLRFSPAHPQLLPQRSTVEDILDNSQRNFYALKMEKTCQFLDTNDGSNLWYREVAEAEEELPVQLLASTYVPEEHRIRDTLHIPGQRVLTFARILKYREFPLADILKDMLALGSRGMGCPVEMEFSVNLTEGSDRRPQFAFLQLRPMTARAELEQVSISEREIEEAFCYSVHALGNAKNSEMADIVFVKPESFDPAKTVQMVKEIGRINASLLKENRKFLLIGPGRWGTADRWLGIPVAWADISGVGAMIETQSERLRAEPSQGSHFFHNITTLGIHYITVFESDGSRLDWGWLTALPRMSDGNFLAHVRLDRPVTLKVDGRTSKCVIVNDS, encoded by the coding sequence ATGATGTTGAGCACAAAGTCATTTTATAGCGAATCCGATTCCCGATTCAAGCTCTTTCACGAGTTGATGGCCCGCAAAATCGGCCATATCCTGCTGGTATCCACGCCTTACGACGCCTGGATCATGGAGGAGGACTGCCGGCTTTCCGAGAGGATCGTCAACGAGTACCGGGGGCTGAATCTCAGCAAGCCGCCTCGCCTGACCTGGGTCGCTTCCGCTGCCCGGGCCCTTGATGCCATCGATGACAGCTCCTTCGACATGGTGATTACCATGCCGCGCCTGGCGGATATGGATGCCGCCGCCCTGGGCCACAAGATTAAAGAGAAAGTCCCGGACCTTCCCGTGGTTTTGTTGTCTCACGATGCAATTCCTTCTCCCGAGAGGAAACAACCGGGCCATGCCCCGGGCATCGACCAGGTTTTTGTCTGGTCCGGAAACACGGATATCCTCGTGGCGCTGGTCAAATGCGCCGAAGACCGGATGAACGTGGAGCAGGACACCCGCTCGGCCGGGATTCGTGTGATTCTTCTGGTCGAGGATTCGCCTTACTATCTGTCCTCCCTGCTTCCCATCCTCTACCGTGAACTCGTCAGCCAGACCCAGGCCGTCATGGAAGGCACCCTCAACGAAGAACACCGGCTGTTGACCATGCGGGCGCGTCCGAAGATCCTGGTTGCCGGGAACTATGAACAAGCCATGGCGATCTACGAACGATACGAAGCCAATGTGCTCGGCGTCATATCCAGTGTGTATGTGGACAGAAACGGCCGTCCGGACCAAAACGCGGGGGTGGATTTTCTCGGCCATGTGTATCGGCGTCGCTTCGATATCCCGCTGCTGCTCACCGGTTTAAAACCGGGCGATGCCGAAACGGCGAAGAATTTTCCGGCGACTTTTATCGACAAGAATTCGGATACCCTGCACGAGGATGTGCAGCGGTTCGTAAAGAGACGTCTGGGATTCGGGGATTTCGTTTTCCGGACACCCGACGGTGCCGAAATCGGCCGGGCCTCCAATTTAAAGACTTTGGAACAGCGCCTGCGCACCATCCCGGACGAATCTTTCCGGTATCACTGCCAGCAGAACGACTTTTCGCGCTGGCTGTTCGCCAGAACCGAAATGACGCTGGCCGCCCGGATACGGCCCATCAGCGCTGGCGATTTTTCGGATATGGACAGTCATCGCCGGCACCTGGTTGCGATGATCGCCGACCGCCGCAGGGGCCGCCAGAAAGGCATCGTTGCCGATTTCGATGCCGCCGACGCGGACTTTGATACGGAATTTTTCAAGATCGGCCAGGGTTCGCTGGGCGGAAAGGCGCGGGGGCTGGCTTTTATGGCCTCTCTGCTGGGCCGGAACCCGGATTTGCACAAGACCTATGACGGGGTGGATATTCTGGTTCCCCAAACCCTGGTCATCACCACCGACGGATTCGAATCCTTCGTGGAAACCAACCGGCTGCGCCATCTGTCCAAGTCCGACATGCCCGACGAGAAGATCGCCGAGTGCTTCGTCAACGGCCAATTCCCCGTATGGATCGAAGAAAAGCTGAGGCACTACCTGCGCCAGGTGACCTACCCTTTGGCCATCCGATCCTCCAGCCTGCTGGAGGACGCCCAATTCAGGGCTTATGCCGGGCTCTACCGCACGTACATGATCACCAACGACTGTCCTGACCTGGAACAGCGCCTGAAGCATCTGATTCATGCCATCAAGCTGGTTTACGCGTCTACTTACTACAAGGGCCCTAAGATGTTTTCCAGGCGCGTCGGCCACCGCACGGAAGAGGAAAAGATGGCCGTTATCATCCAGAAGCTGGTCGGTGATCAATATGAAGATGCCTTCTACCCGACATTTTCCGGCGTGGCCCAGTCCCATAATTACTACCCGTTCGCCCGCATGAAGCCCGAAGAGGGCATTGTCACAGTTGCCATGGGACTGGGAAAAACGGTGGTCGAAGGAGAGAAAACGCTTCGATTTTCTCCGGCCCATCCCCAGTTGCTGCCCCAGCGTTCCACCGTGGAAGACATCCTCGACAACTCCCAGCGCAATTTTTACGCCCTTAAAATGGAGAAAACCTGTCAATTCCTGGATACCAACGATGGGTCCAATCTCTGGTATCGTGAGGTGGCCGAGGCCGAAGAAGAACTCCCGGTGCAGCTGCTTGCCAGTACCTATGTGCCGGAAGAGCACCGCATCCGGGATACGCTTCATATCCCGGGGCAACGGGTGCTGACCTTCGCCCGAATTCTCAAATACCGTGAGTTCCCCCTGGCCGATATCCTGAAAGATATGCTCGCCTTAGGATCCCGGGGGATGGGCTGCCCGGTGGAAATGGAATTTTCGGTCAACCTGACGGAAGGAAGCGACAGGCGGCCGCAGTTCGCCTTTTTGCAGTTGCGCCCCATGACGGCCCGGGCCGAGTTGGAACAGGTATCCATCTCCGAACGGGAGATCGAAGAGGCTTTCTGTTATTCCGTCCATGCCCTGGGAAATGCAAAAAACAGTGAGATGGCGGACATCGTTTTCGTGAAACCGGAATCCTTCGATCCGGCCAAAACCGTGCAGATGGTCAAGGAGATCGGCAGGATCAACGCATCTTTGCTCAAGGAAAACCGGAAATTTTTACTCATTGGCCCGGGACGTTGGGGAACGGCGGATCGATGGCTCGGAATCCCCGTTGCCTGGGCGGACATATCCGGTGTGGGCGCCATGATCGAAACCCAGTCCGAACGACTGCGGGCCGAAC